The nucleotide window GAAGAAGGGCGCGTCGGGTTCGGTGACGCTCACGCCGGAAAAGGCCACCACAGGCCAGTACGTTTTGATCTGGTTCACCCGACTTCCCCCCTACAACGGCCAGTATCGTGGCACTATCTACGACGTAACGGTGCATTCCCCCGGATCGGCATAGCAGGGACTTGTGAATTCCCCACCAGACAATCCCCCGACGGCTGAGCACGCGCTGCGCGCGATGTCCGATGCCGATCTGCTGACCCGCCACCTCGGCGGTGACCCTCACGCGTTCAGCGAGATCGTCAGGCGGCACCGCGACCGGATGTGGGCGGTCGCCCTGCGTACGCTCGGCGATCCCGACGAGGCGGCCGACGCGGTTCAGGACGCTTTCGTCTCGGCCTACCGCAAGGCGGACAGCTTCCGCGGCGAGGCGGCGGTCACGACGTGGCTCCACCGCATCGTGGTCAACGCCTGTCTCGACCGCATGCGCCGCAAGTCGGTGCGCCCGGTCGCCGACGACGAGCTCATCGAGGCCGCGGAGCGCGACGCCCCGGCCACCGACCACGCGGGCGAGCGCGAGGTGTCCCTGGAGGTCACGGCGGCGCTCAAGCTGCTGCCGCCCGACCAGAGGGCGGCTCTCGTGCTGGTCGACATGATGGGGTACGCGGTGGACGACGCGGCGGCGGTGCTGGGGGTCCCTCCGGGCACCGTGAAGAGCCGCTGTGCGCGGGGCCGCGCGAAACTCGCCCCGATTCTTTCGCATCTACGGAACCGATCCGACCTCACTCGCGTCTCATCCGGGAAGGGAGCAGAACTTCGTGACGGGTGACACGCACTACGACCTGGAGGTTCTCGCCGAGCTGGCGGAGGGTCTCCTCGACGACATGACGGCCCGGCGGGTCCGCGAGCATCTCGCGGTCTGCGACCCCTGCGGGGAGAGCCTTGCCGACCTGGCCGCGGTCCGCGAGGTCCTGGCGGCGGTGCCGGTGCCGGCGATGCCTTTGGGCGTCGCCAAGCGCATCGACCGGGCACTGGCCGCCGAGGCTCCGGACTGGGACCGCATCATGCGGGACGCCCCTTGGGACAGCGCTCCACTGGAGAGCGTCCCGTGGGAGACGGTCGAGCCTCTGGTCGAAAGCACGGTGGCCGATTCCGCGGAGCCGGAGCGCGAGCCCGCGCCGGTCGCTCCACTGGGAGTCGTCGCCGACGACGGCACGATCCGGCCGGCCAGGCGCCGCTCCGGGACGCGTACGGCGGGCGGGAAGGCGTCCAGACGGCGCGCTTGGGCCATGCCTGCCGTGGCCGCGGCGGCCGCGGCCGTGGTGATCGGGAGCGGCGGTCTCGCCACCGGGCTGCTCTCGTTCGGCGACTCGCCGGCGCAGCAGGTGGTGAGCCAGGGCGAGCCCGGCCAGAGCCCGGCCAAGGTCCAGGCGCTGACCTACTCGACCTACGCCAGCGGCCACAACTACACAAGCCGGGAGCTGCGCGGGCCGCTGCTGGGGTATTTCGGCGTGGCGCCCGGCTCCGGCACCAACGACGACGAGGACCTCGACACCTGCGTCAAGCGGTTCTCGAACGAGCTCGACCGCACGCCCATCGGCGTCGACAAGGCCCTCTACAACGGCAACGAGGCCACCATCATGGCGTTCTGGGAGGACAAGAGCATGAACGCCGTCCGGGTGGTCGTCGTGGACTCCGGGTGCCGCAAGCTGCGCCCCGAGGGTCTGGCCTCCTGGAAGTGACCACGCGGCGAGAGCCGTACCATCAGCAGTGACGAAGCCCCCCGCGACCTCCGG belongs to Microbispora sp. ZYX-F-249 and includes:
- the sigM gene encoding RNA polymerase sigma factor SigM codes for the protein MSDADLLTRHLGGDPHAFSEIVRRHRDRMWAVALRTLGDPDEAADAVQDAFVSAYRKADSFRGEAAVTTWLHRIVVNACLDRMRRKSVRPVADDELIEAAERDAPATDHAGEREVSLEVTAALKLLPPDQRAALVLVDMMGYAVDDAAAVLGVPPGTVKSRCARGRAKLAPILSHLRNRSDLTRVSSGKGAELRDG
- a CDS encoding anti-sigma factor family protein, coding for MTGDTHYDLEVLAELAEGLLDDMTARRVREHLAVCDPCGESLADLAAVREVLAAVPVPAMPLGVAKRIDRALAAEAPDWDRIMRDAPWDSAPLESVPWETVEPLVESTVADSAEPEREPAPVAPLGVVADDGTIRPARRRSGTRTAGGKASRRRAWAMPAVAAAAAAVVIGSGGLATGLLSFGDSPAQQVVSQGEPGQSPAKVQALTYSTYASGHNYTSRELRGPLLGYFGVAPGSGTNDDEDLDTCVKRFSNELDRTPIGVDKALYNGNEATIMAFWEDKSMNAVRVVVVDSGCRKLRPEGLASWK